ATATCAATGCCAAGTGTTTTTGATACTCAACCAAGAGGTGCACCAAAATTAAACATGATCTTCTTCGATTTCTGTTTTTCGAGAATGGCTTCAAGATCTCAGGCAAACATTGCTCACCTGTTAGGCACGTCGATGTTGATGATGCAGGTCTCCAGGAGCTCCCCCTGTTGGTCAGTGCAGGACACCAGGATCCAGCGCTGGTCATGTGACAAGCAGTATCCCACAAAAAGCACGTTGTATTTGGGAAGGGGCTCAGCCCATATCTCTCCTGGCTCTGGCTGCTTGGGATGGGTCGGGCCAAGGATAAATGGCGGGGAATACAGCTGTATGGGGCTGGGATACTGAAtcgggggggaaaaaaaaatcaaaggtgAAATAGATAGTAGTGTAAAGGGGTTTTCTCATGTTAATGTCTCATGCTTACCTCTGGACTCTTAAATACTGAAGTGACAGTGGATACTGGACCAAAGCCGGTGAGAGACTTGATGTGTGTTTGCTGGGGGAGCAGCCGTCTACACTGGGAATAACAAGAGAAGGCCAAGGAGCGCAGGTGTTGCAGATATAAATGGTTTTCTCCGCTGGCTGGTTGGAGAAGATACTGGCATGGCACCACCTAAAATACAGacacagaatttaaataaataacaatcaCAGTCTGTTTAATTCTGTCTGGTGTACTGTAAACCACAATACATTCCTACCTGTAGCACCAGTGCAGGCCTCATTGTCTCAGGCAAATTTTGCAGCATCTCTGTGTAGCAGCGAAGCAGCCCAAGTAGCCAAACGCTATTTGACTCTACCTCTACACCCTCTTCATCCTCACCCCTTTCATTTCTTTGCCCACATGAGGTGATAAAAGCATCCACAATGTAAATAACAATTGCTGGTGGGTTTGCAAGGCTGTCCACTGAGTCAGCCACAGTGGGGATTCTGATTCTTGACTGCTCCGATGAGctgagaaagaacaaaaacaaaaggaagttGAACTATGCTTCCACGAGTTCAAACAACATCCAGAGTGTAGCCATGTCCACAAAGGGTTTATTCTTacagttcagtgttttctgcTGGTGTGCTGGCTAGTGGTGTGGAAATCTGAGGCCCTTTTGAATCTGTGGATCCCCCTTGCGTTGCCTCCCCAGTCTGGCCTGAGGTGGCTCCACATGGGGTTGAAGCATTTGCTGTGCCTGAAGTTTGTTCTCCATCAGCTTGAGCTTGAGGTTGCCCAGAAGAGGATGTGTTGTTCAAAGGAGGCTGGACCTTGGGAGGCAACAAAAGACTGCCATCCAAAGTCAGAGTTGAGAGCTGAGGgcctgaaagaagaaaagaaaaaatagtggtaatgtttaaaaactccaaaaaagaaaaacactgatatTAAAAATTGGATAGTCTGCTCATTTAATCCCACCTAGCTGTTGCTTGAAGGCATAAGCATAGAGTTTAAGTTTGCTAATGTTGTCAGTGTGCTGCTGTCCAGCCCATGGTCCTGCCATCCAATGATCCACATCCAGCTCCTCCAGTTTTTGTGGCTCCACttcctccccaacacacacaaagccgTCCTTGGACACCTTAGACAGTGGACGGTGCTTCCCAAGACGGCATGTCTGGAGATGAAATCGCTCATTTTAGGAAAACCCATTACATTTCACAATATGTGTAGAGTTTTAGTTGTCTTTGATTCTCATCTCAGTCAGATGGTTTTGATCCTACCTCATAAACAGCGCTGAGCTCCTGGAAAAAGGCACAGGCTGCCGCAAGCAGGGAGGTGCTATTAGGACACACCACTACATAAGCTACATCCCTCTGCCCTCCATAGGGTTCAAGCAGTAATTTCTCCCAGAAAGGTAACGCCAAAGGGGACAACGCCAAAAAGTCCCGCTCCCGGTCATAGCCTAGTAACACTGTTGGAATGGGGAGTGGTTCCGGTGACTCCTCCGAACCTTTGATTAATTCAGATTGAGAAGTTAGCCATTACAAAGTATTAAAAGTAGCTTGCAACTATTTACTGaacaaaatgtgtgtgaaaGAAGAGAGAACTCACCATAGGAACCTCGTCCGGCCATCTTGTGAAACTGCTGCCAGGTAAGTGGACCCTGAACATGCTGGATGTTGTCCCAAGTCCGTCCTGTCCTCTTTTTCTGGATAGCATCCTGCAGGAAAGGCTGCAAAGACAGCAGCATCCGAACCATATCCTGTGACGACAACCTGCTCATGTCTACCACTAtggacacataaacacaaaacagaacatgaaaGGATGCAAAATTATTGaagctttacaaaacaaaacacacacaaaactaccaaacatacagtatagttctaaagataaaaacagctagccatatatataaatacaagaAGGTATATGTTTTCAGGAATTAATCTCTAGCAGCCAAATTATACTTCTTACCATTAGTGTGAGGCCAAGAATGAAGAGCACTACTTCTGACAACAGCTAGATCAACTTTTCCTCCCGTGGGATTATCCACATACTGTAACCCCTGCTCCAAAGCATTGTAACAGTCCACACAGGCATCACTCCCGTCTGCCCACTGCTTTTCAGACATCCAACTTTGAAGGAGCGCCCCCTTGCGGCCATGACAGGAAGAATTTAGCGGAAGATGAAGTGAAGCCAGGGAGGAAATAGGCTGAGAACATTGTTCCCGTAAGACAATCATTACAGACGAGGAGGCTGGGACTGCGTCCTGCAACTGTTTGGTCCTAGATTCTCCCACGGTTGGGTCCCGGCGGCACAGAGCAAGCCTCCTCTCAGCTGCTCGGCCAACTTCAGAAGTTCGACCAAATATATCTAGCTCGTCCTCCAGAAAGAGACCTGTGCCATGAGCCAGCCGTCTGTTCACAATGGCACTGAAGCCACACATACAGCGGTACTGATCCTCACAAGTGGAATCTGGGATATACACCCCCACATCTGCTCCTTTGACGTTCATGTTGCACGCACAGATGCAGCAACTATCAAAGTTACGATCCTTAAAAACACTGAGGACTGAGTCTGACAGCAGAAGGATAAGGTACAGGCTGTGAGCCTCAGGCAGAGTTGGTCCAGGCCGAGCTAATGGCTCCACGGAGCTCAGAGGCAGGCTGGTGGACGGGGTGGAGACCGGTGAGCTGAGCTCAGTACCATCCTGCTTCACTGAGCCCTGCCCTGAACTTGCAGTATTAATCCCCCTGGGTGTGCGTGGAGTTCGTGGGGTGGGCACAGAAAATCGTGGTGTGGCAGGAGACGGCAAGATGCCAGTAGTGGTGCTCACAGAGGCAGTGGCTGCACTCATCTGGCCGTAGTCCTGGTCTGTGAGGGTATTGACGCTGGGAACATTCCTGGGACACAttttacaggaaacaaagaGTCAGACAGACAAGCCAGAAAAAATGATCTATTTGGAGACAGGCTCCTAAAAGTCATACTGCTTCTTACATTCCAAAAACTACTTCAACTGATAGACCAAGAAAGATCATTTTCAATATCAGTGGCATTTCCTCATAATATGGTATTGTACGTTAACCTTTCAGTCTAACACAGCAATTATAAAACCTTGTAAGCCCTTATATACTCACGTGTATCCATCCTTGGTAAAAGCAGCGTTCTGTGGATGCATGATTGTCGTGAAATGCTCCATTTTGGGCAGGAGGGCCCAGGATGGACGATAGTAACACTGATCTGGAATTTTGAGTGGTGGTAGGTTCTGGCTGGGAAGACAGGATAGTGGAGCAAACATGGAGGAGCCCATCTGAGGCTGGACAAGGAGGaaaatttgtttgttagttgtagtttttaatcaaacatctCACTAACTTCTCTTGTGAGAAGTAGCAGCTATAGCCCGGTATTCTTAGGTCAATATCTACCTTGATGTCATCCTGCCTGGGACTAACCGCACCCTCCTCCATCTCCATCCTGTTGTCAGTGAGATGGCTGGAGGCCAGTGATGGCAGGTGGTCAGAGACCCCACTGGGTGCAGGGGGCTCTTGACTCGGGGTGTCACGATATGGCGTGATGGGAGAGAAAGCTGGATGCTGCTCCAGAGAAGGAGGGGTGGGGAACATCATCTGGAGATCTGCTACTGCTGAAAGGAGACAAGCATAAAGAGGgacataaataaaagagaaagaacgaatgtttaaaggaaatatttaaaataatctaataaaaTCAACTTGTAACTGACATATTTGAGTATTTATCATAGAATGCCATTTTATTAAGAGTTTAAAAGAACACACAAATCACTCACTTGATGGATAAGGTACACTAACTCTTCCTTCTTTCCCAACAGGACGATCTTCTGTTGGCACCAGTAGTTTGGTCGGCTGTTGGTTTGGGTAAACAGTctataaaagttaaacaaacaaaaaatttatatatcaaattaattttttttgctcaaaaatgaacaaaaaataaaagaaaactagaaatccttgaaggaatgcaaatttTTTGCTGCATTGCAAGCTAgagttttataaattaaaagtaaattttagttctgtttctgtaaaactgactgcattacagccatttttgggtttgctaagatcagttagcttgggcagccatcttgtatcagattgactccaaaaggtaatcagctgtagatgtgcatccagttattactttctgagagtttcaataaaatctgtctattggtttatgaaatattttactaacagacagattaaCACACATGTATGCACACGGACAAAGGtgcatgatcacctgcctttcatggcagtatgtgataataaatctgtaaataacaATGGCAGCACTGAAATATAGTTTTATGAAATCGAGACTGTATCTTACAATGCtagaaagtaacaaaataaatgcaaaaggATAGTGACACTTACGCCCAactcttcttcatcttcatcaaatATGTTGTCTAGATCAGAGATATTGACAACCAGATCTTTCTCTCTGGTCAGAGAAGGGTTAGTTTTGGCAGTGGCATCATCCTGACCTGAGtcatctaaaacacacaaagaagatCAGACCTTCAGATCCAGGACTCTGGAACCTGCACATAGTCCACTGtagcatgtgtttgtgttgctcatTAGGTCCAAACCTGATTTAGGAGCTGAGTTAAAAATGGACATTGCATCTTTTCCATCAGGCAGTGAACCATTGCTTGTGATTTCTTCTCCCTGGATGATGGAAGAGACATAAAATGTGAATCAAAGTTCAGTCCTCTTTCCactaaagaaagagaaaacaacccCTCCAATGAGTCACAAAGTCAGTCATCACAGTACATCACTTTGatgcaaaaaatataattatttgaaaatttCAACCAATATGGGCACAAAGTGTCCAAAGATTCTATTTATGCTCTTGTGTGAGAGTCCTAAAGTGAACCGAAACGTGAAGgaaaatttatttctaaaggtTCAATACCAAATATGGTCACTTGGGGGAAGCAGAGATAAAATGTAAGACAAGATAAAAGCTTGCAGAGggttttatgattaaaaaataatcaaatcaaaaatcaagaaatatgtctgccaaaacaaaagtcaaagtttCTATGAGCTACAGccacaaataaactgaaaatgagaACTGTCCTCTATCACTGAAGGGTCTTTACATTTTCTTGAATCTTCTTCATTATTACTTAGGGctcataaaatatttgttatcCTACCTTGGCTTTCTTGCTGGGTTCTCGCCCAGAACTCTTTAACCTCTTGGAAGATGGAAATGGGTACTCAGTGTCTCCTTCTTTGAAGTCGTACGGATCATCCCCGTTTTTTTGTAGCGCCTCTACCTCTGGCTGCTCAAACAATCCTAAAGTGTGGATGTGTTCCTTTACTCTCTCTTCTGAGATTTTAAATCTCTTGTGGGTCTGAGTGTAAAGTCTGGAGAAGAAAGAGACAATCAAAgctttagtttattattatttttatgactgttttataaagtttttgaGGTTATTTCTCATTTTCCCACTTATTGACTacaaattgtcatttttaaaggtCTATGTTTAGTGTGTAATGCGATCTTTCCTTAGCTGGCATTGTCTAGAAAACTACTACTTTTTGTCCTTCCTCTCAAAAATCTACCTCTTAAACGAAACTCCGTCCGTGCTTGTCTCTGTCTTCATCTCTTCTAGTTTATCAGTTGGGAGTTCAGGAGGTCTGAAGTCAGTCTTATTAGTACTGGGTGTCCTGAAACCTCTCCACCAGCCAACCCCATTCTCCCTCTGCCTCAGCAGTGTTGTATACACAGCAGTCTCACTGGTAATCCCCCCCAGCCCTGAAGCCCCATCTGGACACACAGGCATATCCACAGGGACATCTAGAACCTCTGGGTCGTGTATCCGAGGGTGCGGGCTGAGCGTGGGTGGAAGTGGAGACATGGGTGAATGAAGAAGAGACTTAGGGGGTTTTCTGCTGTTGGTGAGGGGCTTGGAATACTTGCAGTTTGACAGAGAAGCCAGAGGCTCCACTGGTGGCTCAAGTGCAACAAGGCTGCTGAGCTGGGGACCGCCAGGGGGGTCCTGCTCCAAGGGGGTTTCCTGTGTGGCAGATAAACGATGGTGAAAGGGAAACACAGCCGGCCTCTTGGACTGCTTGTcagccttttctgttttgtcacttgtctTGTGTTTGGGCAGGGAGGAGGTAGGGTATAACGACAAGCCAGAAGACTGTGCAGAGCTGGCACAAGTCTGAGGGTTGGCAGTGGACGTCGTAGGCATGTTGAGCTTCTGCTGCTTTaacctgaaacacaacaaatgaaaaagtaatAACATTTTCTCTCTGATAAAATGCACTTGGAAACATCatcaaaagtgttttaattaaacgTATTCTTTAAATGTGTTCCAAAAACAGTGGCACTGTCAGTAAATTTGTCAATTTTGAGTTTAATTCggtttttggtttttccttCTCATTCAGTTGGTCCTTTtcccatttcctgttttattctgaaaatcgTGGAGGTCTTAGATTTCGTTCCGGTTTGTGTTTCTTAACTAGGTTTGTCACTAATTACCATTTACCTTTTCCTCATTAAGTCATTTCCTTCTGCCAGATTTCATTTGATTATTGGCCAGTCATTATATGTGTTTgccctttttctgtttgtattgaGTCTGCTCTTTTCCTGTGGAtgcctgtttatttttgtgccttTCAGAATTTCCTGTTCAGCAGTGCTTCTGGGTCAGggttttttaataaacacattgtTTTCATTCACTTGTTTCCGAGGAGTCCTGCATTTGGGCCCTAATCGCAGCAAGCTTCCTATATTCAGAAAGCTGCTAACTGTATTTgcttatttaataataataataatatcctTGTGCAATGTCTTCATCTGAGTATTGATAAATTCATACCACATGATGCTTGTACTGAGAAGTTTAGGGGGTACctggagcagctgcaggacgTTCTAGTCCCAAGATCATTAAAGTTCCACATGGTAACACCATTTGGCACTTCCTTAGTTGGTGTCCCATCAGTTTGCTGATTTGGTCTGTAGGGAACAAAGAGACCAAGAAGAAACCAGCTCAGCACCAATCTTGTAAATAGTGTCTGGTCCAATATGATACAGTGCGACAATACAATATGAAATGATACAATACCATACAAGATGAGACAATACAGCATAATATGATATACTTTATTGTCCCATTGAGAAATGGGAAATTGTAAATTGTACTCAGTGTAGTCTCAATATCGTCAGAAAAGATCCATAGTTACACAGATTATTAAAGCAATTTTTACACCATACAAACATGATCCATCAGTAGGATATATATAAttctcagttattttaaaaggatGACGTGTTACATGACCTCTACTACACTCTCTCCTACAGTACCAAGAGACACATTGCACAACCCATTCAGGCTTTGGagagattatttaaaattttgattgaCGTGGGAATGATTCAGCCTGCGTTTGGGGATTCTATACCTTCAGCTAAAAGTCAAGAGCTCATATTCCAAATGAAGGATGTGTGATGGGTTTGATCAGTTTGATCAGAGGGAGAGCTTTTCAATCCTCCTCATCACTGTTATGGCAGACTGTACCAGACAATGATAatcacataaaaaagtaaaataggtGTAACATACATGTGCTCAGACTGGTTTAGATAGCACTCCTTCCAAGCCTGATGAACCACCTGGGAGGTCAGCTTCTTCCCAGAATGCTTTGGGCTGATGCTGGTGATCCCCATGCTGCTGTCCGGTGTTGGGGCATTGGAGGTCGAGGTCACAAAGCCACTGTCCGCTGAAAGGGAGAAAAATGGTGTTTCAAAATGATATAATACAGGACTGGGTACAGAGTTTTAAAGAATAGTTAGATGCAAATAATTTGGGCAGGattccaaacacaaaaaaacactacttCCTcagtaaaaacctaaaaacagtgaaatttttaaatctttttttgtttgtttgtttgttttttgtggtcaAAAGAATAACGGCTCTACCACACATACACAgatattgtttagttttaatcagCAGTGAAACATGTTCCTTTTTATGTGTGCATTTCATTTCACTGATCCAGGAAATATGTCAGTGTCATGTGTGAACTGTGCCACTGGTACTTTCTGATTTGGTGATAAAAGTCTGACAAGTAACAGACTTTTACTTTCACACATAAAATGCGTAACATCAACGGCTTCCTCGGTCTGTTAAAGAGACCGCTTTCAGTCATGAACACATTACTCACTTCCTCGTGCTCCATTCAGAAAAGTCCGTAAAAAGTGCCTAAAAAGAGCCACTGTACATGCAACCCATAAGATGAAGGTCATTATAAAGCTTCTTACTTCATGTAATATTACCACaatagttcaaaa
Above is a genomic segment from Kryptolebias marmoratus isolate JLee-2015 linkage group LG14, ASM164957v2, whole genome shotgun sequence containing:
- the LOC108231041 gene encoding mediator of RNA polymerase II transcription subunit 13-like isoform X1 — encoded protein: MTATANWVANGASLEDCHSNIFSLAELNGIKWRCYSFRGGGEYGPVISAPAQDDPVLRSFMCCVQANLLCVWRRKIKPDAKELWIFWWGEEPNLSSVIHQELEVAEEGFWECGLSYECRTLLFKAIHNLLERCLMDKGFVRIGKWFFKPHELEGKSLANSEHLSCSFSFFLHGESNVCTSVEIAQHQPAYRITEHHIRLAQTSTTPVQVVLSPYGLSGTLTGQAYKMSDPAARKLMEDWSYFYPMVLQQKEGGGEKDQKEAGQAFDCSSHVAVDVVVGGVRMTYPAAFVLIAQGDLPVEQPPPVSAAQGPNKELNNCSVPLTPPTSPEQPCSADSGFVTSTSNAPTPDSSMGITSISPKHSGKKLTSQVVHQAWKECYLNQSEHIPNQQTDGTPTKEVPNGVTMWNFNDLGTRTSCSCSRLKQQKLNMPTTSTANPQTCASSAQSSGLSLYPTSSLPKHKTSDKTEKADKQSKRPAVFPFHHRLSATQETPLEQDPPGGPQLSSLVALEPPVEPLASLSNCKYSKPLTNSRKPPKSLLHSPMSPLPPTLSPHPRIHDPEVLDVPVDMPVCPDGASGLGGITSETAVYTTLLRQRENGVGWWRGFRTPSTNKTDFRPPELPTDKLEEMKTETSTDGVSFKRLYTQTHKRFKISEERVKEHIHTLGLFEQPEVEALQKNGDDPYDFKEGDTEYPFPSSKRLKSSGREPSKKAKGEEITSNGSLPDGKDAMSIFNSAPKSDDSGQDDATAKTNPSLTREKDLVVNISDLDNIFDEDEEELGTVYPNQQPTKLLVPTEDRPVGKEGRVSVPYPSTVADLQMMFPTPPSLEQHPAFSPITPYRDTPSQEPPAPSGVSDHLPSLASSHLTDNRMEMEEGAVSPRQDDIKPQMGSSMFAPLSCLPSQNLPPLKIPDQCYYRPSWALLPKMEHFTTIMHPQNAAFTKDGYTNVPSVNTLTDQDYGQMSAATASVSTTTGILPSPATPRFSVPTPRTPRTPRGINTASSGQGSVKQDGTELSSPVSTPSTSLPLSSVEPLARPGPTLPEAHSLYLILLLSDSVLSVFKDRNFDSCCICACNMNVKGADVGVYIPDSTCEDQYRCMCGFSAIVNRRLAHGTGLFLEDELDIFGRTSEVGRAAERRLALCRRDPTVGESRTKQLQDAVPASSSVMIVLREQCSQPISSLASLHLPLNSSCHGRKGALLQSWMSEKQWADGSDACVDCYNALEQGLQYVDNPTGGKVDLAVVRSSALHSWPHTNVVDMSRLSSQDMVRMLLSLQPFLQDAIQKKRTGRTWDNIQHVQGPLTWQQFHKMAGRGSYGSEESPEPLPIPTVLLGYDRERDFLALSPLALPFWEKLLLEPYGGQRDVAYVVVCPNSTSLLAAACAFFQELSAVYETCRLGKHRPLSKVSKDGFVCVGEEVEPQKLEELDVDHWMAGPWAGQQHTDNISKLKLYAYAFKQQLGPQLSTLTLDGSLLLPPKVQPPLNNTSSSGQPQAQADGEQTSGTANASTPCGATSGQTGEATQGGSTDSKGPQISTPLASTPAENTELSSEQSRIRIPTVADSVDSLANPPAIVIYIVDAFITSCGQRNERGEDEEGVEVESNSVWLLGLLRCYTEMLQNLPETMRPALVLQVVPCQYLLQPASGENHLYLQHLRSLAFSCYSQCRRLLPQQTHIKSLTGFGPVSTVTSVFKSPEYPSPIQLYSPPFILGPTHPKQPEPGEIWAEPLPKYNVLFVGYCLSHDQRWILVSCTDQQGELLETCIINIDVPNRARRPKVSARKMGLQKLWEWCIGIIQMTSLPWRIVIGRLGRLGHGELKDWTSLLGEHSLHSIGRQLREACRLCGISAADSPTILSACLVAMEPQGSFVVMPDAVTMGSVFGRSTALNLQTSQLNTPQDASCTHILVFPTSATTQLAPSSYPTEDNNDDMFDLPFPDELENDIGHDMMLINLHPSPNTSPVPSPGSPSGMGMGSHFHHTRGQGERLLSRDNPPEELKQQPLALGYYVSTAQANGLPHWFWASCPQAENQCPLFLKASLHHHISIAQSDEITSDKNKRSPHPLDSKTTSDVLRFVLEQYNALSWLTCTPATQDRQSCLPVHLAVLIQMYNAILNML
- the LOC108231041 gene encoding mediator of RNA polymerase II transcription subunit 13-like isoform X2, encoding MTATANWVANGASLEDCHSNIFSLAELNGIKWRCYSFRGGGEYGPVISAPAQDDPVLRSFMCCVQANLLCVWRRKIKPDAKELWIFWWGEEPNLSSVIHQELEVAEEGFWECGLSYECRTLLFKAIHNLLERCLMDKGFVRIGKWFFKPHELEGKSLANSEHLSCSFSFFLHGESNVCTSVEIAQHQPAYRITEHHIRLAQTSTTPVQVVLSPYGLSGTLTGQAYKMSDPAARKLMEDWSYFYPMVLQQKEGGGEKDQKEAGQAFDCSSHVAVDVVVGGVRMTYPAAFVLIAQGDLPVEQPPPVSAAQGPNKELNNCSVPLTPPTSPEQPCSADSGFVTSTSNAPTPDSSMGITSISPKHSGKKLTSQVVHQAWKECYLNQSEHIPNQQTDGTPTKEVPNGVTMWNFNDLGTRTSCSCSRLKQQKLNMPTTSTANPQTCASSAQSSGLSLYPTSSLPKHKTSDKTEKADKQSKRPAVFPFHHRLSATQETPLEQDPPGGPQLSSLVALEPPVEPLASLSNCKYSKPLTNSRKPPKSLLHSPMSPLPPTLSPHPRIHDPEVLDVPVDMPVCPDGASGLGGITSETAVYTTLLRQRENGVGWWRGFRTPSTNKTDFRPPELPTDKLEEMKTETSTDGVSFKRLYTQTHKRFKISEERVKEHIHTLGLFEQPEVEALQKNGDDPYDFKEGDTEYPFPSSKRLKSSGREPSKKAKGEEITSNGSLPDGKDAMSIFNSAPKSDDSGQDDATAKTNPSLTREKDLVVNISDLDNIFDEDEEELGTVYPNQQPTKLLVPTEDRPVGKEGRVSVPYPSIADLQMMFPTPPSLEQHPAFSPITPYRDTPSQEPPAPSGVSDHLPSLASSHLTDNRMEMEEGAVSPRQDDIKPQMGSSMFAPLSCLPSQNLPPLKIPDQCYYRPSWALLPKMEHFTTIMHPQNAAFTKDGYTNVPSVNTLTDQDYGQMSAATASVSTTTGILPSPATPRFSVPTPRTPRTPRGINTASSGQGSVKQDGTELSSPVSTPSTSLPLSSVEPLARPGPTLPEAHSLYLILLLSDSVLSVFKDRNFDSCCICACNMNVKGADVGVYIPDSTCEDQYRCMCGFSAIVNRRLAHGTGLFLEDELDIFGRTSEVGRAAERRLALCRRDPTVGESRTKQLQDAVPASSSVMIVLREQCSQPISSLASLHLPLNSSCHGRKGALLQSWMSEKQWADGSDACVDCYNALEQGLQYVDNPTGGKVDLAVVRSSALHSWPHTNVVDMSRLSSQDMVRMLLSLQPFLQDAIQKKRTGRTWDNIQHVQGPLTWQQFHKMAGRGSYGSEESPEPLPIPTVLLGYDRERDFLALSPLALPFWEKLLLEPYGGQRDVAYVVVCPNSTSLLAAACAFFQELSAVYETCRLGKHRPLSKVSKDGFVCVGEEVEPQKLEELDVDHWMAGPWAGQQHTDNISKLKLYAYAFKQQLGPQLSTLTLDGSLLLPPKVQPPLNNTSSSGQPQAQADGEQTSGTANASTPCGATSGQTGEATQGGSTDSKGPQISTPLASTPAENTELSSEQSRIRIPTVADSVDSLANPPAIVIYIVDAFITSCGQRNERGEDEEGVEVESNSVWLLGLLRCYTEMLQNLPETMRPALVLQVVPCQYLLQPASGENHLYLQHLRSLAFSCYSQCRRLLPQQTHIKSLTGFGPVSTVTSVFKSPEYPSPIQLYSPPFILGPTHPKQPEPGEIWAEPLPKYNVLFVGYCLSHDQRWILVSCTDQQGELLETCIINIDVPNRARRPKVSARKMGLQKLWEWCIGIIQMTSLPWRIVIGRLGRLGHGELKDWTSLLGEHSLHSIGRQLREACRLCGISAADSPTILSACLVAMEPQGSFVVMPDAVTMGSVFGRSTALNLQTSQLNTPQDASCTHILVFPTSATTQLAPSSYPTEDNNDDMFDLPFPDELENDIGHDMMLINLHPSPNTSPVPSPGSPSGMGMGSHFHHTRGQGERLLSRDNPPEELKQQPLALGYYVSTAQANGLPHWFWASCPQAENQCPLFLKASLHHHISIAQSDEITSDKNKRSPHPLDSKTTSDVLRFVLEQYNALSWLTCTPATQDRQSCLPVHLAVLIQMYNAILNML